One Acidimicrobiia bacterium DNA window includes the following coding sequences:
- a CDS encoding type II toxin-antitoxin system PemK/MazF family toxin has product MLTSGDIIELDLGAPSGREAGFRHPAVVLTAQRILERQPNVIQVVPLTTTARGFGSEVLIEPDEANGLVRPSSAQCQHIRAVATSRIEGVVGNVGPVALTQIRETVGLILDLPT; this is encoded by the coding sequence ATGCTGACCTCGGGTGACATCATCGAACTCGACCTCGGGGCACCATCGGGACGAGAGGCTGGATTCCGTCATCCAGCAGTGGTGTTGACCGCCCAAAGAATCCTTGAGAGGCAACCTAACGTGATTCAGGTCGTGCCATTGACCACCACCGCCCGCGGCTTCGGCTCTGAGGTTCTCATCGAACCCGATGAAGCCAACGGTCTCGTGCGGCCTTCGTCGGCGCAATGCCAACACATCCGGGCCGTGGCGACCAGTCGGATCGAGGGCGTTGTGGGTAATGTCGGTCCAGTCGCGCTTACCCAGATTCGCGAAACGGTTGGGTTGATTCTCGACCTCCCTACTTAG